A genomic stretch from Erwinia sp. E_sp_B01_1 includes:
- a CDS encoding AraC family transcriptional regulator — translation MITEQHDLASELLLGMRLMGVQYKRIELAAPFGVGFENAPGRAQFHFISRGPVMLRTHHGRLYTLNTGDALLLPHGIDHALISSPEVACTDVRSFNTTPVCNNFSCVKACPEESKEEPGALIFSGCMEFDLGGMQMLISAMPEVLLADTLMHKYPEVQPMLDAMERESLSRRAGYAGILSRLADVVASFIVRGWVESGCGQAGGWLQALRDPRLGRALVALHREPGKNWTVAQLAAEMGSSRSVFAERFLAVTGMTPVRYLTELRMQLAVQWIGRDGEAIETVAWRLGYGSLAAFSRAFKRTLGKTPGTLRSEETQRLAETKMAS, via the coding sequence ATGATCACAGAACAGCATGACCTGGCCAGTGAACTGCTGCTGGGAATGCGCCTGATGGGCGTGCAGTACAAACGCATTGAGCTGGCCGCGCCTTTTGGTGTCGGTTTTGAAAATGCCCCGGGCCGTGCTCAGTTTCACTTTATCAGCCGTGGTCCGGTGATGCTTCGCACGCATCACGGCAGGCTTTATACCCTGAATACCGGTGATGCGTTACTGCTGCCACACGGTATCGATCATGCGTTGATCTCATCGCCAGAAGTGGCCTGTACGGATGTCCGTTCGTTCAACACGACACCGGTCTGCAACAATTTCAGCTGTGTAAAAGCCTGCCCTGAGGAGTCAAAAGAGGAACCCGGCGCCCTGATTTTCAGTGGCTGCATGGAATTTGACCTTGGCGGGATGCAGATGTTGATCAGCGCTATGCCTGAGGTGCTGCTGGCCGACACGCTGATGCATAAATATCCCGAAGTTCAGCCGATGCTGGATGCGATGGAGCGGGAATCCCTGAGCCGTCGGGCCGGTTATGCCGGGATCCTTTCCCGACTGGCGGATGTGGTGGCCTCTTTTATCGTGCGGGGCTGGGTAGAGTCTGGCTGTGGACAGGCGGGTGGCTGGCTTCAGGCACTGCGCGATCCCCGTCTCGGCAGAGCACTGGTTGCGTTACACCGGGAACCTGGCAAAAACTGGACCGTGGCCCAGTTGGCTGCCGAGATGGGCAGTTCGCGCTCCGTCTTCGCCGAACGCTTCCTGGCCGTGACCGGCATGACGCCGGTGCGTTACCTGACGGAGTTAAGAATGCAGCTGGCGGTGCAGTGGATCGGGCGGGATGGCGAGGCGATAGAAACCGTCGCCTGGCGACTGGGTTACGGCTCCCTCGCCGCCTTCAGCCGGGCATTTAAACGCACCCTTGGCAAGACGCCCGGCACCCTGCGTTCCGAAGAGACCCAGCGACTGGCCGAAACGAAAATGGCCAGTTGA
- the yghX gene encoding YghX family hydrolase, producing MARLTAKDFSPELLEIYDYYVHGKINKREFLSLAGKFAVGGLTAATLLTSLSPNYALAEQVEFTDPDILPEYIHYPSPNGNKTVRGYLVRPAKATGKVPAVVVVHENRGLNPYIEDVARRVAKAGFIALAPDGLSVMGGYPGNDEKGREMQAQIDPTKLMNDFFAAIEFMMQDERTTGKVGITGFCYGGGVANAAAVAYPELAAAVPFYGRQPEAKDVSRIKAPLLIHYAGLDTRINEGWPAYEAALKAEQKVYEAHIYPEVNHGFHNDSTPRYDKKAAELAWERTLGWFNKYLV from the coding sequence ATGGCCCGTCTGACCGCGAAAGATTTCTCCCCTGAGCTGCTTGAGATTTACGATTACTACGTTCACGGCAAAATTAACAAGCGTGAGTTTCTCTCTCTGGCCGGCAAGTTTGCGGTGGGCGGGCTCACTGCCGCTACCTTGCTGACTTCGCTAAGCCCCAATTACGCGCTGGCGGAGCAGGTCGAGTTTACCGACCCGGACATCCTGCCGGAATACATTCACTACCCCTCGCCCAACGGCAACAAAACCGTGCGCGGATATCTGGTTCGTCCGGCCAAAGCGACCGGAAAAGTCCCTGCGGTGGTGGTGGTTCATGAGAACCGGGGACTGAATCCCTATATTGAAGATGTGGCTCGCCGCGTGGCAAAAGCGGGTTTTATTGCGCTGGCTCCCGATGGGCTGAGCGTGATGGGCGGCTATCCCGGCAATGATGAAAAAGGCCGGGAGATGCAGGCGCAGATAGATCCGACGAAGTTAATGAACGACTTCTTTGCCGCCATTGAATTTATGATGCAGGACGAGCGAACGACCGGAAAAGTGGGGATCACCGGTTTCTGCTACGGCGGTGGAGTGGCAAATGCCGCTGCTGTAGCTTATCCGGAGCTGGCTGCGGCCGTACCCTTTTATGGCCGCCAGCCGGAGGCAAAAGATGTGTCACGCATTAAAGCCCCGTTACTGATTCACTATGCCGGGCTGGATACGCGCATCAACGAAGGCTGGCCCGCTTATGAGGCCGCGCTGAAGGCGGAGCAGAAGGTTTATGAAGCGCATATTTACCCCGAAGTGAACCACGGATTCCACAACGACTCCACGCCGCGTTACGACAAAAAAGCCGCTGAGCTGGCCTGGGAAAGAACCCTCGGCTGGTTCAATAAGTATCTGGTTTAG
- a CDS encoding dipeptidase produces MTDSPAFSTPVFDGHNDLLLRLWMPAEQDPVTQFLQGSLPGHLDMARMRQGGFAGGLFAVFVPPAQFVKQGSATYDEAQHDPLAITDAQIALLHRIEAESSGRAKICRTAGEIEQCLSQGVLAMVLHIEGAEALDEQLSQLDRWIDAGLRSLGPLWNLPNRFGVGVTGSFPGSPDTGEGLTPLGLELLRTCNQKKVLIDLSHMNEKAFWQTARLSTAPLVATHSNVHDLCPQPRNLTGSQLEAIAESDGFVGVNFGNAFLRADGKRDSDTPLDDILRHLEGLMAILGEDRVGLGSDFDGISVPDGLKDVSGLPRLIEAMQSAGYSQQLIEKISWRNWLAALKKTWGE; encoded by the coding sequence ATGACTGACAGCCCTGCCTTCTCCACGCCGGTTTTTGACGGCCACAACGATCTGCTACTGCGCCTGTGGATGCCCGCAGAGCAGGATCCCGTCACGCAGTTTCTGCAGGGCTCGCTTCCGGGGCATCTGGATATGGCACGCATGCGTCAGGGCGGTTTCGCCGGGGGATTGTTTGCGGTATTTGTGCCTCCGGCGCAGTTTGTGAAACAGGGCAGCGCAACGTATGACGAGGCGCAACACGATCCTTTGGCTATCACAGACGCGCAGATTGCCCTGCTGCACAGGATTGAAGCCGAATCATCAGGCCGGGCAAAAATCTGCCGGACGGCAGGTGAGATCGAACAGTGCCTCTCTCAGGGCGTGCTGGCGATGGTGCTGCATATAGAAGGCGCGGAAGCGCTGGATGAGCAGCTCAGCCAGCTGGATCGCTGGATTGATGCTGGCCTGCGCAGTCTGGGTCCGCTGTGGAATCTGCCTAACCGTTTTGGCGTGGGGGTGACGGGTTCCTTTCCCGGCTCTCCCGACACGGGTGAAGGCCTGACGCCTTTGGGTCTGGAGCTGCTGCGAACCTGCAACCAGAAGAAAGTGTTGATCGACCTGTCGCACATGAATGAAAAAGCCTTCTGGCAGACCGCGCGTCTCAGCACCGCACCGCTGGTTGCCACCCATTCCAATGTGCATGACCTCTGCCCGCAGCCACGCAATCTCACCGGCAGCCAGCTTGAGGCCATAGCGGAGAGTGACGGCTTTGTGGGCGTGAATTTTGGCAACGCCTTCCTGCGGGCAGACGGCAAGCGTGACAGCGATACGCCGCTTGATGACATTCTTCGTCATCTTGAAGGGCTGATGGCGATTCTGGGCGAGGATCGTGTGGGGCTGGGTTCAGATTTCGACGGCATCAGCGTGCCGGATGGCCTGAAGGATGTCTCTGGCCTGCCCCGGCTTATTGAGGCGATGCAGTCAGCGGGCTACTCTCAGCAACTGATTGAAAAAATCAGCTGGCGCAACTGGCTGGCCGCACTGAAAAAAACCTGGGGAGAATGA
- the pqqA gene encoding pyrroloquinoline quinone precursor peptide PqqA, whose translation MWTKPKFVDLRLGLEVTLYISNR comes from the coding sequence ATGTGGACTAAACCAAAATTTGTTGATTTACGCTTAGGTCTGGAAGTGACTCTGTACATCTCCAACCGTTAA
- the pqqB gene encoding pyrroloquinoline quinone biosynthesis protein PqqB: MQINVLGSAAGGGFPQWNCNCRNCQGVRNGTLKTSARTQSSIALSDDGINFVLCNASPDIAQQLASTPALIKKDVLRGTAIGSIILTDSQIDHTAGLLSLREGCPHQVWCTPEVHDDLTTGFPVFTMLTHWNGGLIHNAITPGEAFSVAVCPALKFTAIPLLSNAPPYSAYRGKPLPGHNIALFIEDTRTGKTLMYAPGLGEPDGELLGWLKKADCLLIDGTLWQDNELATTGVGRNTGKDMGHLALAEEQGLIALLASLPAERKILIHINNTNPILDEESAERQMLTQLGIEVSWDGMVIEV; this comes from the coding sequence ATGCAGATTAACGTTCTCGGCTCTGCGGCGGGTGGCGGTTTCCCTCAATGGAACTGCAACTGCAGAAACTGTCAGGGCGTGCGTAACGGCACCCTTAAAACCTCGGCACGCACCCAATCCTCCATTGCCCTCAGTGATGATGGCATCAACTTTGTGTTGTGTAACGCCTCACCAGACATCGCCCAGCAGCTGGCCTCCACGCCGGCGCTGATCAAAAAAGATGTGCTGCGCGGCACGGCTATTGGTTCCATTATCCTGACCGACAGCCAGATTGATCACACCGCTGGCTTGCTCAGCCTGCGTGAAGGCTGTCCGCACCAGGTCTGGTGTACCCCGGAAGTGCATGACGATCTGACGACCGGTTTCCCGGTATTTACCATGCTGACTCACTGGAACGGCGGGCTGATCCACAATGCCATTACGCCAGGGGAAGCATTCTCCGTTGCCGTCTGTCCGGCCCTGAAGTTCACCGCTATCCCGCTGCTCAGCAATGCCCCACCGTACTCTGCGTACCGGGGTAAACCGCTGCCTGGCCACAATATCGCGCTGTTTATTGAAGATACCCGTACCGGTAAGACGCTGATGTATGCGCCTGGTCTGGGTGAGCCGGACGGCGAGCTATTGGGCTGGCTGAAAAAAGCCGACTGCCTGCTGATTGATGGCACCCTGTGGCAGGACAACGAACTGGCCACCACGGGTGTCGGTCGCAACACCGGCAAAGATATGGGCCATCTGGCCCTGGCGGAAGAACAGGGGCTGATTGCGCTGCTGGCTTCGCTGCCGGCAGAACGTAAAATTCTGATTCATATCAATAACACCAACCCGATCCTGGATGAAGAGTCGGCTGAACGTCAGATGCTGACGCAGCTGGGCATTGAAGTCAGCTGGGACGGCATGGTGATTGAGGTTTAG
- the pqqC gene encoding pyrroloquinoline-quinone synthase PqqC, producing MTPDTFPTEPMTPEAFEQALRAKGAYYHIHHPYHIAMHNGKATREQIQGWVANRFYYQTSIPLKDAAIMANCPDPKTRRKWVQRILDHDGHEGSEGGIEAWLRLGEAVGLDRDMLLSERMVLPGVRFAVDAYVSFARRAVWQEAACSSLTELFAPQIHQARLDTWPQHYQWIETEGYGYFRSRLSQANRDVEHGLQLALDYCTTVEKQQRMLEILQFKLDILWSMLDSMTMAYELHRPPYHTVTDKMAWHKERLL from the coding sequence ATGACGCCAGATACTTTTCCAACCGAGCCGATGACGCCTGAAGCATTCGAACAGGCTCTGCGCGCCAAAGGCGCTTATTACCATATTCATCATCCGTACCACATTGCGATGCATAATGGGAAAGCCACGCGTGAGCAGATTCAGGGCTGGGTGGCGAACCGTTTTTATTACCAGACCAGCATCCCGTTGAAAGATGCTGCGATCATGGCCAACTGTCCGGATCCCAAAACCCGCCGTAAGTGGGTGCAGCGTATTCTGGATCACGACGGGCATGAAGGCAGCGAAGGGGGAATCGAAGCCTGGCTGCGTCTGGGCGAAGCCGTGGGCCTGGATCGTGACATGCTGCTTTCTGAGCGTATGGTGCTGCCCGGCGTGCGATTTGCCGTGGATGCCTATGTCAGCTTTGCCCGCCGTGCGGTGTGGCAGGAAGCGGCTTGCAGTTCACTGACCGAACTGTTTGCCCCGCAAATCCATCAGGCGCGTCTCGACACCTGGCCGCAGCACTATCAGTGGATTGAAACCGAAGGCTACGGCTACTTCCGCAGCCGACTCAGCCAGGCAAACCGCGATGTGGAACATGGCTTACAGCTGGCGCTGGACTACTGCACCACGGTAGAGAAGCAGCAGCGCATGCTGGAAATCCTGCAATTCAAACTGGATATCCTCTGGAGCATGCTGGATTCGATGACCATGGCCTATGAGCTGCACCGTCCGCCTTACCACACCGTGACCGACAAGATGGCCTGGCACAAAGAGAGACTCCTGTGA
- the pqqD gene encoding pyrroloquinoline quinone biosynthesis peptide chaperone PqqD: MHEQQIPAFRRGYRLQWEPTQDCHVILYPEGMAKLNESATAILQQVDGVRSVADLIAGLDAQFPDAGGVGDDVKEFFGQAYEQKWIIFREPA, encoded by the coding sequence ATTCATGAACAGCAAATCCCGGCTTTTCGCCGTGGCTACCGTTTGCAGTGGGAACCAACGCAGGATTGCCATGTGATCCTTTATCCGGAGGGAATGGCTAAACTCAATGAGAGCGCCACGGCTATCCTGCAACAGGTAGACGGCGTGCGTTCAGTTGCCGATCTGATTGCCGGGCTGGATGCCCAGTTCCCCGATGCCGGTGGCGTGGGCGACGATGTGAAGGAGTTCTTCGGCCAGGCTTATGAACAAAAGTGGATAATTTTCCGTGAACCAGCCTAA
- the pqqE gene encoding pyrroloquinoline quinone biosynthesis protein PqqE, with protein MNQPKTQVSPPLWLLAELTYRCPLQCPYCSNPLDFAQQEKELTTEQWIEVFKQARQMGAVQLGFSGGEPLVRKDLPELIKAARDLGFYTNLITSGIGLTEKKIDAFAEAGLDHIQISFQASDETLNAALAGSQKAFQTKLAMAKAVKAHGYPMVLNFVLHRHNIDQIDRIIELCIELEADDVELATCQFYGWAQLNREGLLPTREQIARAEEVVHEYRQKMAASGNLANLLFVTPDYYEERPKGCMGGWGAIFLSVTPEGTALPCHSARQLPVQFPSVLENTLQEIWYESFGFNKYRGFDWMPEPCRSCSEKEKDFGGCRCQAFMLTGNADNTDPVCSKSPHHGKILEAREQANCTNMQISHLQFRNRANSKLIFMTES; from the coding sequence GTGAACCAGCCTAAAACTCAGGTCAGTCCGCCGCTCTGGTTGCTGGCAGAACTGACCTACCGCTGCCCTTTGCAGTGCCCTTACTGCTCTAACCCGCTGGACTTTGCCCAGCAGGAAAAAGAGCTGACCACTGAGCAATGGATTGAGGTGTTTAAGCAGGCCCGCCAGATGGGTGCCGTGCAGCTTGGCTTCTCCGGCGGCGAACCGCTGGTGCGTAAGGATCTGCCTGAATTGATCAAGGCCGCGCGCGACCTCGGCTTTTACACCAACCTGATCACCTCCGGTATCGGCCTGACTGAGAAAAAGATCGACGCTTTTGCCGAAGCCGGGCTGGATCATATCCAGATCAGCTTCCAGGCCAGCGATGAGACCCTGAATGCCGCCCTGGCCGGGTCACAGAAAGCGTTCCAGACCAAACTGGCGATGGCCAAAGCGGTGAAGGCCCACGGCTATCCGATGGTGCTGAACTTTGTCCTGCACCGTCATAACATTGATCAGATCGATCGCATCATTGAGCTCTGTATCGAGCTGGAAGCGGATGATGTTGAGCTGGCTACCTGCCAGTTCTACGGCTGGGCACAGCTTAACCGTGAAGGCCTTCTGCCCACCCGCGAACAGATTGCGCGGGCCGAAGAGGTGGTTCACGAGTATCGCCAGAAAATGGCGGCCAGCGGCAATCTGGCAAACCTGCTGTTTGTAACGCCAGACTATTACGAAGAGCGGCCAAAAGGGTGTATGGGAGGCTGGGGCGCTATCTTCCTCAGCGTCACGCCGGAAGGCACCGCCCTGCCCTGCCACAGCGCCCGCCAGTTGCCGGTTCAGTTCCCTTCCGTGCTGGAGAATACCCTGCAGGAAATCTGGTATGAGTCGTTTGGTTTTAATAAATACCGTGGCTTTGACTGGATGCCGGAACCCTGCCGCTCCTGCTCTGAAAAAGAGAAAGATTTTGGCGGCTGCCGTTGTCAGGCCTTTATGCTGACCGGCAATGCGGATAACACCGACCCGGTCTGCTCTAAATCGCCTCATCACGGTAAAATACTGGAAGCGCGTGAACAGGCAAACTGTACCAACATGCAGATCAGCCACTTGCAGTTCCGCAATCGCGCCAACTCTAAGCTGATCTTTATGACAGAGTCCTGA
- the pqqF gene encoding pyrroloquinoline quinone biosynthesis protein PqqF has protein sequence MQAAAGLQRLILSNGLRVNLIHDPNASRAAALFQLSAGSHDAPARWPGLAHLLEHVLFAGSENYRAEQRLMAWGPASGARLNATTHAHYTAWFFDIAADRLAEGLPRLVDMLARPLLALESVRQEAAVIDAEFQMLTRHTDTLCEAALSQAIVTPQRLHDFHVGNRQAFGEDYSALQLALKAYHQRFFRADGLELWLQGPQSLETLARLAQSVASAFSPVPTGPQSAQPVLSLNTRHSYGLNCGTAERLCLSFAVAAEHRPLLSMLREMLSDNAAHSLLARLREGELCDSLQLTEPWRSPRQSLTGVMFELCEAANPAAIEAIFYPWLSYAARLESTRLKHYARLAGRRFRQLASLDQLRARAFGLIPPDNEAGLAESWQALMATLLSRPPTRLWVSPIVAASPVQVQGFTLNSGIIAWPERAAGNQEASVTALPEPANTAMTAPPPITDAVQRQACAIRKGESPCDHQPVGDAFPDFSNAFYSDTLPLTLPPLPDETAPLRQIPASGTPLLLINPCPGEPLTRRAACLIEAALQPVSGLCQHQGGELHWGQQQGIWLLQLSGTPALLQTVLAAVTDALSHPSATVAAQGDRLFRKACRAINADIAIRALLAHLPDRLTGEAYLTDQPADSGSTQETPGKTLTSGLQAATPDSLPDQPWQAVLYGGEEDLHQALSRLLSLWPGGVSSMPETRLPGSAGGHHRVFPATAQDTAVLLFCPLAEISAGCLAAWQLLAALFEPRFFQRLRVELNIGYVVSCRFHFSAGEAGILFALQSPTLNLSQLSHHILDFIANMADFMREISSLWLEEKRADLINALPPSGQKTPDNVLSTGVISSLLCRF, from the coding sequence GTGCAGGCAGCAGCCGGTTTGCAACGCCTGATCCTGTCGAACGGTTTGCGGGTCAATCTGATCCACGATCCCAACGCCAGCCGGGCTGCTGCCCTGTTTCAGCTCTCCGCAGGAAGTCACGACGCGCCAGCCCGCTGGCCGGGGCTGGCGCACCTGCTTGAGCACGTCCTGTTTGCCGGAAGCGAAAACTATCGGGCCGAACAGCGGCTGATGGCCTGGGGGCCAGCCTCCGGCGCACGACTGAACGCGACCACCCACGCCCATTATACAGCCTGGTTTTTTGATATTGCCGCCGATCGGCTGGCAGAAGGCCTGCCAAGGCTGGTTGATATGCTTGCCAGGCCGCTGCTGGCCCTTGAGTCCGTGCGCCAGGAAGCGGCCGTGATTGACGCAGAGTTCCAGATGCTGACCCGGCATACCGACACGCTTTGTGAGGCGGCGTTAAGTCAGGCGATTGTCACGCCCCAGCGGCTGCACGATTTTCATGTCGGCAATCGGCAAGCTTTTGGCGAGGATTACTCCGCACTGCAACTGGCCCTTAAGGCATATCATCAACGGTTTTTCCGTGCTGACGGGCTGGAGTTGTGGCTCCAGGGGCCGCAGTCTCTGGAGACGCTGGCCCGGCTTGCACAATCCGTCGCCAGCGCCTTCAGCCCTGTGCCCACCGGACCCCAGTCAGCTCAGCCTGTGCTCAGTCTTAACACCCGCCACAGCTATGGCCTGAACTGTGGCACGGCTGAACGCCTCTGCCTGAGTTTTGCTGTTGCGGCGGAACATCGTCCCCTGTTGTCGATGCTGCGCGAAATGCTGAGTGATAACGCAGCGCACAGCCTGCTGGCCAGGCTGCGGGAGGGAGAACTTTGCGATTCGCTGCAACTGACCGAACCCTGGCGCAGTCCCCGGCAGTCGCTGACTGGCGTGATGTTTGAGCTTTGCGAAGCCGCAAATCCTGCGGCCATTGAAGCGATATTTTACCCCTGGCTCAGCTACGCTGCCCGTCTGGAGAGTACCCGGCTTAAGCACTACGCCCGCCTGGCAGGACGCCGGTTTCGCCAGCTCGCAAGCCTGGATCAGCTCCGTGCCAGAGCCTTTGGTCTGATTCCGCCGGATAACGAAGCGGGGTTAGCTGAAAGCTGGCAGGCGCTGATGGCAACCTTGCTCTCCAGGCCGCCAACACGCCTGTGGGTCAGCCCGATCGTGGCTGCCAGCCCCGTTCAGGTGCAGGGCTTTACCCTGAATAGCGGGATTATTGCCTGGCCAGAACGCGCGGCTGGCAATCAGGAAGCGTCGGTTACTGCTCTGCCTGAGCCTGCCAACACCGCCATGACAGCCCCGCCGCCGATCACCGATGCGGTGCAACGGCAGGCCTGTGCCATCAGGAAAGGAGAGTCTCCCTGCGATCACCAGCCCGTCGGCGATGCCTTTCCGGATTTCAGCAACGCTTTTTATTCCGACACTCTGCCGCTGACGCTTCCGCCGTTGCCTGACGAGACGGCTCCGCTAAGGCAGATCCCCGCCTCAGGCACGCCTTTGCTGCTGATTAACCCCTGTCCCGGAGAGCCGCTTACGCGCCGTGCAGCCTGCCTGATCGAAGCGGCGCTGCAACCGGTTTCCGGGCTTTGTCAGCATCAGGGTGGCGAGCTACACTGGGGGCAGCAACAGGGCATCTGGCTTCTTCAGCTAAGTGGAACGCCCGCACTGCTGCAAACTGTTCTTGCCGCCGTGACAGACGCATTAAGCCACCCTTCAGCCACGGTAGCGGCTCAGGGCGATCGCCTGTTCCGCAAAGCATGCCGCGCGATAAATGCGGACATTGCCATCCGGGCTTTGCTGGCCCATCTTCCGGACAGGCTTACCGGTGAGGCTTACCTGACAGATCAACCGGCGGACTCAGGCTCAACTCAGGAAACGCCAGGCAAGACGCTGACTTCCGGCTTGCAGGCAGCAACGCCTGACTCTTTGCCGGACCAGCCCTGGCAGGCTGTTCTGTATGGGGGAGAGGAGGATTTGCATCAGGCTTTATCGCGCCTGCTTTCCCTCTGGCCTGGCGGTGTCAGTTCAATGCCTGAAACCAGATTGCCCGGTAGTGCTGGTGGCCATCATCGGGTTTTTCCGGCTACGGCTCAGGATACCGCCGTGCTGCTGTTCTGCCCGCTGGCGGAAATCAGCGCCGGGTGCCTGGCAGCATGGCAGCTACTGGCCGCGCTGTTTGAGCCGCGTTTTTTTCAGCGATTGCGTGTTGAACTGAACATCGGTTACGTGGTGAGTTGCCGCTTTCATTTTTCAGCCGGGGAAGCGGGGATCCTTTTTGCCCTGCAATCACCGACGTTGAATTTAAGCCAGCTTTCGCACCATATCCTGGATTTTATAGCAAATATGGCTGATTTTATGCGGGAAATTTCAAGCCTCTGGCTCGAAGAAAAGCGCGCGGACCTCATCAACGCTTTGCCCCCCTCAGGCCAGAAAACCCCGGACAATGTCTTGAGCACTGGGGTTATCAGCAGCTTGCTCTGCCGGTTTTGA
- a CDS encoding LysR family transcriptional regulator — MNESSLSGIDRIELMQTFVRIVEAGSLSAAAVRLNTTQPTVSRRLQSLERLLGVKLLQRTTHIMKLTEDGERCFTHARALVERWQAIEDDLRGSAEEPKGTLRVLVPHAFGQDQMIAPLQEYLRNYPKMTVEWMLSDRRPEFIAEGIDCAVHVGAMTDPSVVAVLVAEVPRILIASPALLKDRPVAEHPAALADFPWVALSTFYRQEVVLNNGQGETQRIDIRPQLLTDSLYALRHSVLAGMGIGIASSWVVKEDIEQGRLRHLCPAWHAAPLPVYLVYPYARFYPAKLRTFLALMREVLPVLGGTQAPRG; from the coding sequence ATGAATGAATCCTCTCTGTCAGGCATTGATCGCATAGAGTTAATGCAAACTTTTGTACGGATAGTCGAAGCGGGCAGTTTGTCTGCGGCGGCTGTGCGTCTCAACACCACCCAGCCTACCGTCAGCCGACGGCTGCAATCCCTTGAGCGTCTGCTGGGCGTAAAGCTGCTGCAACGCACCACCCACATCATGAAGCTGACGGAAGACGGTGAACGCTGTTTCACTCATGCCAGGGCGCTGGTGGAGAGATGGCAGGCGATCGAGGACGATCTGCGGGGATCGGCAGAGGAACCTAAAGGCACGCTGCGGGTGCTGGTCCCGCACGCTTTTGGGCAGGATCAGATGATTGCGCCCCTGCAGGAATACCTGCGTAACTATCCCAAAATGACCGTGGAATGGATGCTCAGCGACCGGCGTCCGGAATTTATTGCAGAGGGAATAGACTGTGCTGTTCACGTGGGGGCGATGACGGATCCTTCCGTGGTTGCGGTGCTGGTGGCAGAAGTTCCACGCATCCTGATCGCCTCGCCCGCCCTGTTAAAAGACCGCCCGGTAGCAGAACATCCAGCCGCGCTGGCCGATTTTCCCTGGGTTGCCCTGAGCACTTTTTATCGTCAGGAAGTGGTGCTGAATAACGGGCAGGGGGAAACGCAGCGCATTGATATTCGTCCACAGTTGCTGACCGACAGCCTCTATGCGCTGCGCCATTCTGTGCTGGCAGGCATGGGCATCGGGATTGCCTCGTCATGGGTGGTAAAAGAGGACATTGAACAGGGAAGATTACGGCACCTCTGCCCGGCGTGGCATGCAGCGCCCCTCCCCGTCTATCTGGTTTATCCTTATGCACGCTTCTATCCGGCCAAACTGCGAACCTTTCTGGCACTGATGCGCGAAGTGCTGCCCGTGCTTGGGGGCACACAGGCACCGCGGGGATAA